In a single window of the Candidatus Deferrimicrobiaceae bacterium genome:
- a CDS encoding GGDEF domain-containing protein, translating into RFEAELRRARNYSHPLTLLLFDIDHFKKVNDTYGHPAGDLILVKLGQVLADGIRSSDFAARYGGEEFTVVMTQADKEKAYAFAEILRSTVESTQFQIPGQEHPLKVTISGGVANFPQDGGSTTDLIRVADEALYQAKQSGRNRIVKAQQLGLDGKPLLEVEEI; encoded by the coding sequence GCGGTTCGAGGCGGAGTTGCGCCGCGCCCGGAACTACTCGCATCCCCTGACACTCCTCCTGTTCGACATCGACCACTTCAAGAAGGTCAACGACACGTACGGGCACCCGGCGGGGGACCTCATCCTGGTCAAACTGGGACAGGTCCTCGCGGACGGGATCCGCAGTTCCGATTTCGCGGCCCGGTACGGAGGGGAGGAGTTCACCGTCGTGATGACGCAAGCCGACAAGGAGAAGGCGTACGCCTTCGCGGAAATCCTGAGGAGCACGGTGGAGTCGACGCAATTCCAGATTCCGGGTCAGGAACACCCCCTCAAGGTGACGATCAGCGGAGGCGTGGCGAACTTCCCCCAGGACGGGGGCTCGACGACCGACCTCATCCGCGTGGCGGACGAGGCCCTCTACCAGGCAAAGCAATCGGGACGGAACCGGATCGTCAAGGCGCAGCAGCTGGGTCTGGACGGGAAGCCTCTTCTGGAAGTGGAAGAGATCTAG